A window of the bacterium genome harbors these coding sequences:
- a CDS encoding transposase codes for MLAGVHLEALLVAGYAVLLVGIAGGLETVARFAFRRADRYHAAGFTHRRSLDAWECPQGEHLYRQGIDHARRVVRYRAPAHACNRCPVKPLCTDSANGRVLEHHLESWLESEIGRFHRGLSLALLVLAGLILVLEVSRHDQPGDLLVVTGLLIPIAALGGRAVIGLRGRPGRTPFSPP; via the coding sequence ATGCTCGCGGGCGTGCACCTGGAGGCGTTACTCGTGGCCGGATACGCGGTGCTGCTCGTGGGCATCGCCGGCGGCCTGGAAACGGTCGCGCGGTTCGCGTTTCGGCGCGCCGATCGCTACCACGCGGCCGGGTTCACCCACCGGCGGAGTCTGGATGCCTGGGAGTGCCCGCAGGGGGAGCATCTCTACCGCCAGGGCATCGATCATGCCCGCCGCGTCGTCCGGTACCGCGCGCCGGCGCACGCGTGCAACCGGTGCCCGGTGAAGCCGCTCTGCACCGACTCCGCGAACGGGCGGGTCCTGGAACACCACCTGGAGTCGTGGCTCGAGTCGGAGATCGGCCGGTTCCACAGAGGGCTCTCGCTCGCTCTGCTCGTGCTCGCGGGCCTGATCCTGGTCCTGGAGGTCTCCCGCCACGATCAGCCGGGGGATCTGCTGGTCGTGACCGGCCTGCTCATCCCCATCGCCGCACTCGGCGGGCGCGCGGTCATCGGACTGCGGGGACGCCCCGGGCGGACCCCCTTCTCCCCCCCGTAG
- a CDS encoding ABC transporter permease has product MSRYILRRTIALLPILLGVSAAAFLLIHLIPGDPATVYLGEHASPDSIKRVQHEFGLDRPLPVQYGIYLWHAVRGDMGESLETHRQVIVEFLPRFPATIELALGASAVALIVGIPIGIVSAAKPNSVFDRLGMAVALAGVSLPVFWLGLMLVYIFSVYFHVLPTSGQLGVDFTLRSITHIDILDGLLTGNFPAAVDSFRHLILPSVTLSSYSTAIIARMTRASMQDALHQDFIRTARAKGLAGRAVIIGHGLRNALLPVITVIGLSVGSLLTGAILTETIFSWPGVGRFMYDSILFRDYPVILAGILLFSLVFVFVNLLVDVLYAFLDPRIRYA; this is encoded by the coding sequence GTGAGCCGCTACATCCTGCGCAGGACGATCGCCCTCCTCCCCATCCTCCTCGGGGTCTCCGCGGCGGCATTCCTGCTCATTCACCTCATCCCGGGCGATCCGGCGACGGTCTACCTGGGCGAGCACGCCAGCCCCGACTCGATCAAGCGCGTCCAGCATGAGTTCGGCCTGGACCGGCCGCTCCCGGTGCAGTACGGCATCTACCTGTGGCACGCCGTCCGGGGGGACATGGGGGAGTCGCTGGAGACCCACCGCCAGGTGATCGTGGAATTCTTGCCGCGATTTCCCGCGACGATCGAGCTCGCGCTGGGGGCCAGCGCCGTCGCCCTAATCGTGGGGATCCCGATCGGCATCGTGTCGGCGGCCAAGCCCAACTCCGTCTTCGATCGGCTGGGGATGGCGGTGGCCCTGGCCGGCGTGTCGCTGCCGGTCTTCTGGCTGGGGTTGATGCTCGTCTACATCTTCAGCGTCTACTTCCACGTCCTGCCCACCTCGGGGCAGTTGGGGGTCGATTTCACGCTCCGATCGATCACCCACATCGACATCCTGGACGGACTGCTCACGGGGAACTTCCCCGCCGCGGTGGACTCGTTCCGCCACCTCATCCTGCCGAGCGTCACCCTGTCCAGCTACTCCACGGCGATCATCGCGCGGATGACCCGGGCGTCGATGCAGGACGCGCTGCATCAGGACTTCATCCGCACGGCACGCGCCAAGGGCCTCGCCGGCCGCGCGGTGATCATCGGACACGGGCTGCGCAATGCCCTCCTGCCCGTCATCACCGTGATCGGCCTCTCGGTGGGGTCCCTCTTGACCGGGGCGATCCTGACGGAGACGATCTTCTCCTGGCCGGGGGTGGGGCGCTTTATGTACGACTCGATCCTCTTCCGCGACTACCCGGTGATCCTGGCGGGGATCCTGCTCTTCTCGCTGGTGTTCGTGTTCGTCAACCTCCTCGTCGACGTCCTGTATGCTTTCCTCGACCCCCGAATCCGCTACGCATAG
- the hemH gene encoding ferrochelatase produces MATPYGAVLLIAFGGPDRMADVRPFLANVLRGRRVPPERVEEVVHHYEMFDGHSPLAEHTVRQAEALRADLDAHGPPLPVYVGMRNWTPYLHESLARMRGDGIRRAVGIVMAAHRSYSSWEQYHENVAEARAQLGPEAPEIDYLGPWFDHPGFIEAQADRVADALRAIPAAQRPAARLIFTAHSIPEAMAAASPYVTQLVTSARLVAGRLNHPRWSVAYQSRSGDPRTPWLGPDVAEVIRGLGGAGPEVVVVVPIGFVSDHIEVLYDLDTEARAEARRAGVAFHRAGTVMDHPAFVRMLGDLVRARAAA; encoded by the coding sequence ATGGCGACACCCTACGGGGCGGTCTTGCTGATCGCGTTCGGCGGGCCGGATCGGATGGCCGACGTCCGGCCGTTCCTCGCCAACGTCCTGCGCGGCCGCCGGGTCCCCCCGGAGCGGGTCGAGGAGGTCGTGCACCACTACGAGATGTTTGACGGCCACTCGCCGCTCGCCGAGCACACCGTCCGGCAGGCCGAGGCCCTGCGGGCGGATCTGGACGCCCACGGCCCGCCGCTTCCGGTCTACGTCGGGATGCGGAATTGGACGCCCTACCTCCACGAGAGCCTGGCGCGGATGCGGGGGGACGGGATCCGCCGGGCGGTCGGCATCGTCATGGCCGCTCACCGCAGCTACTCCAGTTGGGAGCAGTACCACGAGAACGTCGCGGAGGCGCGCGCCCAACTCGGCCCCGAGGCTCCCGAGATCGACTACCTGGGGCCGTGGTTCGACCATCCGGGGTTCATCGAAGCTCAGGCCGACCGGGTCGCCGACGCGCTTCGGGCGATCCCGGCCGCGCAGCGTCCCGCGGCCCGGCTGATCTTCACGGCGCACAGCATCCCCGAGGCGATGGCCGCGGCGTCCCCGTACGTCACGCAGCTCGTCACCTCCGCCCGGCTGGTGGCGGGCAGGCTCAATCACCCCCGCTGGTCGGTGGCCTACCAGAGCCGGAGCGGCGATCCCCGGACCCCCTGGCTGGGGCCCGATGTGGCCGAGGTGATCCGCGGGCTGGGGGGAGCCGGGCCCGAGGTGGTGGTCGTGGTGCCGATCGGGTTCGTTTCCGATCACATCGAGGTGCTGTACGATCTGGATACCGAAGCCCGCGCCGAGGCGCGCCGGGCCGGGGTGGCGTTTCACCGGGCGGGCACCGTGATGGACCATCCGGCGTTCGTCCGGATGTTGGGGGATCTCGTCCGTGCCCGCGCCGCAGCCTGA
- a CDS encoding NADH:flavin oxidoreductase/NADH oxidase, which produces MPHLFRPLRLRGVTLRNRLVVSPMCQYSCEARDGLATSWHLVHLGTRAVGGAGLVFAEATAVTPEGRISPQDLGIWSDAHAEVLAPIAAFVKAQGAAAGIQLAHAGRKASTSRPWEGSRGLSDAEGGWVPVGPSPIPFSETYRTPREMTGQDIAAVVRAFAEAADRARRAGFDVLEIHAAHGYLLHEFLSPLANRRTDGYGGSFEHRGRLLMEVVDAVRASWPEGNPLCVRLSATDWVPGGWDADDSIRLSAELARHGVDVVDCSSGGTSPAQQVPLGPGYQVPFAERIRREASVLTMAVGLITTAEQAERIVAKGQADLVAMAREFLRHPYAALHAAATLGSPDAAAWPAQYLRAR; this is translated from the coding sequence ATCCCGCATCTATTCCGCCCGCTCCGCCTCCGCGGGGTGACGCTGCGGAATCGCCTCGTGGTGTCGCCGATGTGCCAGTACTCGTGCGAGGCGCGCGACGGACTGGCCACCTCCTGGCACCTCGTCCACCTCGGGACGCGTGCGGTGGGGGGAGCGGGGCTCGTGTTCGCCGAGGCGACGGCGGTGACGCCGGAAGGGCGCATCTCCCCTCAGGACCTTGGGATCTGGTCCGACGCGCACGCCGAGGTGCTGGCGCCCATCGCCGCGTTCGTCAAGGCTCAAGGCGCGGCGGCCGGCATCCAGCTCGCCCACGCCGGCCGCAAGGCCAGCACGTCGAGACCGTGGGAAGGGTCGCGGGGACTCAGCGATGCGGAGGGGGGATGGGTGCCGGTCGGGCCCAGCCCGATCCCCTTCAGCGAGACCTACCGCACCCCGCGGGAGATGACGGGGCAGGACATCGCCGCGGTCGTCCGGGCATTCGCGGAGGCGGCGGACCGGGCTCGACGTGCGGGGTTTGACGTCCTGGAGATCCACGCGGCGCACGGGTATCTGCTCCACGAGTTTCTCTCGCCGCTGGCGAACCGCCGCACCGACGGGTACGGAGGGTCGTTCGAGCATCGCGGCCGCCTCCTGATGGAGGTGGTGGACGCCGTCAGGGCTTCCTGGCCGGAGGGGAACCCCCTTTGCGTTCGCCTCTCCGCAACGGATTGGGTCCCCGGGGGGTGGGACGCCGACGACAGCATCCGCCTGTCCGCGGAACTCGCCCGGCATGGGGTTGACGTGGTCGATTGCTCGAGCGGCGGCACCTCCCCCGCGCAGCAGGTGCCCCTTGGCCCCGGATATCAGGTGCCCTTCGCCGAACGGATCCGCCGGGAGGCGTCCGTGCTGACGATGGCCGTGGGGCTGATCACCACCGCCGAGCAGGCCGAGCGAATCGTGGCCAAGGGGCAGGCCGATCTCGTCGCCATGGCCCGCGAGTTCCTCCGCCACCCCTACGCCGCCCTGCACGCGGCGGCGACGCTGGGGAGCCCGGACGCGGCGGCCTGGCCGGCACAGTACCTCCGCGCCCGGTGA
- a CDS encoding cbb3-type cytochrome c oxidase subunit I, whose protein sequence is MLAAKRPLLISSGWIQAVLLVMLFGFLVLSLLAYRTYTGEPPIPARVVDPAGHVLFTDADVILGQEAFLRNGLMEYGSIFGHGAYLGPDYTADYLHRAALIVLDQYGGVASDQARTLTATDFKTNRYDAATRTLAFTTPQARAFDELRGYYQEFFAAPTTRTGLRPRAITDPQTITRLTAFFAWSAWAASALRPAHQYSYTNNWPPEPLVNNYPTADTLVWSVLSLIVLLGGIGILLAAFGRWNFLGWHGREQHPLSFRAPDAVALTPSQRACAWFFLTMALLFLLQTVLGGATQHYRADLSTFFGIDLARVLPFNLARTWHLQLSIFWVAISYLAAGIFLVPMIAGDEPRGQQRLAYALLAALAIVVAGSLAGEYAGIYGWIHRNWEWFGNQGFEYLDLGRFWQILLILGLGFWVVILYRGLRGRLRSDHLGNMPWLFFFSALSLPAFYAVGLLAQPSAHFTSTDFWRFWVVHLWVEDFLELFTTIMVAYLFVLLGVVHERVALTMCYLDILLYSAGGIIGTMHHVYFSGEPAVHMALGAFFSAAEVIPLTFLTLDAWSFLQLGVRQGSQSPTPFPHFWAVMFLAAVGFWNFLGAGVFGFLINLPIVSYYEIGTALTANHAHAAMMGVYGMLAVALALFCLRYMVPESRWSDRAAQISFWSLNLGLAWMVFATLFPLGILQLYYSVSHGYFDARSLKFLTNTTNALIEWLRFPGDMVFIAGGTLPIVYLSWLGVRHMPPAAVMEEPQPVLFVERAESPQT, encoded by the coding sequence ATGCTCGCTGCGAAACGTCCCCTGCTCATCTCCAGCGGATGGATCCAGGCCGTCCTTCTCGTGATGCTGTTCGGCTTTCTTGTGCTGAGCCTGCTCGCGTACCGGACATACACCGGCGAACCCCCCATCCCGGCTCGGGTCGTCGATCCCGCCGGGCACGTCCTCTTCACCGACGCCGACGTCATCTTGGGGCAGGAGGCCTTTCTTCGCAACGGCCTGATGGAGTACGGGTCGATCTTCGGCCACGGGGCGTACCTGGGACCGGACTACACCGCCGACTACCTGCACCGCGCCGCGCTGATCGTCCTCGATCAGTACGGAGGGGTGGCCTCGGACCAGGCCCGGACGCTGACCGCGACCGACTTCAAGACCAACCGGTACGACGCCGCCACCCGGACGCTCGCGTTCACCACGCCCCAGGCCCGTGCGTTCGACGAGCTGCGGGGGTACTATCAGGAGTTCTTTGCCGCCCCCACCACCCGCACCGGGCTGCGCCCGCGGGCGATCACCGATCCGCAGACGATCACGCGCCTCACCGCGTTCTTCGCGTGGTCGGCGTGGGCGGCATCGGCCCTGCGGCCGGCGCACCAGTACTCGTACACCAACAACTGGCCCCCGGAGCCCCTCGTCAACAACTACCCGACCGCCGACACGCTGGTGTGGAGCGTGCTCTCGCTGATCGTCCTGCTGGGGGGAATCGGCATCCTCCTCGCGGCCTTCGGCCGGTGGAATTTCCTGGGCTGGCACGGGCGGGAACAGCACCCCCTGTCCTTCCGCGCCCCCGACGCGGTGGCGCTGACCCCCTCCCAACGCGCCTGCGCGTGGTTCTTCCTGACGATGGCGCTGCTGTTTCTGCTCCAGACCGTGCTGGGCGGGGCGACCCAGCACTATCGGGCCGACCTCTCCACGTTTTTCGGGATCGATCTCGCCCGGGTGTTGCCGTTCAACCTGGCCAGGACGTGGCACCTGCAGCTCTCCATCTTTTGGGTCGCCATCTCTTACCTGGCGGCCGGCATTTTCCTCGTCCCGATGATCGCCGGCGACGAGCCGCGCGGACAGCAGCGCCTCGCCTACGCCCTCCTCGCCGCGCTAGCGATCGTCGTGGCGGGCAGCCTTGCCGGTGAGTACGCGGGGATCTACGGGTGGATCCACCGGAACTGGGAGTGGTTCGGCAATCAGGGCTTCGAGTATCTGGATCTGGGGCGCTTCTGGCAGATCCTGCTGATCCTGGGTTTGGGGTTTTGGGTGGTGATCCTCTACCGGGGGCTGCGGGGGCGCCTGCGATCGGACCACCTGGGGAACATGCCGTGGCTGTTCTTCTTCTCCGCGCTGTCGCTCCCCGCGTTCTACGCGGTGGGCCTGCTGGCGCAGCCCTCCGCGCACTTTACCTCCACCGATTTCTGGCGGTTCTGGGTCGTCCACCTCTGGGTCGAGGACTTCCTCGAGCTCTTCACCACGATCATGGTCGCCTACCTCTTCGTCCTCCTCGGCGTGGTCCACGAACGGGTGGCCCTGACGATGTGCTACCTCGATATCCTGCTGTACTCCGCGGGCGGGATCATCGGCACGATGCACCACGTCTACTTCTCCGGCGAACCCGCGGTGCACATGGCCCTGGGCGCGTTCTTCTCCGCCGCCGAGGTGATCCCGCTGACCTTCCTCACCCTCGACGCCTGGAGCTTCCTCCAGTTGGGGGTCCGTCAGGGATCCCAGTCCCCCACCCCGTTCCCGCACTTCTGGGCGGTGATGTTCCTCGCGGCCGTCGGGTTCTGGAATTTCCTCGGCGCGGGCGTCTTCGGGTTCCTGATCAACCTCCCCATCGTCTCCTACTATGAAATCGGCACGGCGCTCACCGCCAATCACGCCCACGCCGCCATGATGGGGGTGTACGGGATGCTCGCCGTGGCCCTGGCCCTGTTCTGCCTGCGGTACATGGTTCCCGAGTCCCGCTGGTCGGACCGCGCGGCGCAGATCAGTTTCTGGTCGCTCAACCTCGGCCTGGCGTGGATGGTCTTCGCGACGCTCTTCCCGCTCGGCATCCTGCAACTGTACTACTCGGTGAGCCACGGCTATTTCGACGCCCGATCGCTCAAGTTCCTCACCAACACAACGAACGCGCTGATCGAGTGGCTGCGGTTCCCGGGGGATATGGTCTTCATTGCCGGGGGCACGCTGCCCATCGTTTACCTCAGCTGGCTGGGGGTACGCCACATGCCCCCCGCCGCCGTGATGGAGGAACCGCAGCCGGTGCTGTTCGTGGAACGCGCGGAATCCCCGCAGACCTGA
- the hemE gene encoding uroporphyrinogen decarboxylase, producing MPHQALDPVVPRDPGGTSGRPGSREGWAFLRACRREPTAYTPVWLMRQAGRYLPEYRAIRERLGLLELCKTPEAAAEVTVTAVDRLKVDAAIIFADILLVVEPLGLGLEFVGGEGPVIRHPVRTPADVGRLRGADPAESLAFVFEAVRLAQRALAGRVPLIGFAGGPFTVASYLVEGRSSRDFLATKTLMHHHSATWEALMDALTSLTIGYLNGQIAAGADAVQLFDSWIGCLSPDDYRRFVLPHVRRLIGGVTPGVPVIHFGTGTAGLLELMGEAGGDVIGVDWRVDLGAAWRRLGGGVGVQGNLDPALLLSDPDDIRRGVRAVLGSAAGRPGHIFNLGHGVLPNTPWQHAAAMVEFVHEESRR from the coding sequence ATGCCCCACCAAGCGCTGGACCCCGTCGTGCCCCGTGATCCGGGCGGCACTTCCGGACGGCCCGGATCTCGCGAGGGTTGGGCGTTTCTTCGCGCGTGCCGGCGAGAGCCCACCGCCTACACTCCCGTCTGGCTGATGCGGCAGGCGGGCCGCTACCTGCCGGAGTACCGGGCGATCAGGGAGCGACTCGGCCTGCTCGAGCTCTGCAAGACGCCCGAGGCCGCGGCCGAGGTGACGGTTACGGCGGTCGACCGATTGAAGGTCGATGCGGCGATCATCTTCGCGGATATCCTGCTCGTCGTCGAGCCGCTCGGCCTGGGGCTGGAGTTCGTCGGCGGGGAAGGCCCGGTGATTCGGCACCCGGTTCGCACCCCCGCGGATGTCGGTCGGCTGCGGGGGGCGGATCCCGCGGAGAGCCTTGCCTTCGTGTTCGAGGCGGTCCGGCTGGCCCAGCGGGCGCTGGCCGGTCGTGTCCCGCTGATCGGGTTCGCCGGAGGTCCGTTTACCGTGGCGTCCTATCTCGTCGAGGGGCGTTCCTCGCGCGACTTCCTCGCCACGAAGACGCTGATGCATCATCACTCGGCCACGTGGGAGGCGCTGATGGACGCGCTCACCTCGCTCACCATCGGGTACCTCAACGGGCAGATCGCGGCGGGGGCCGACGCCGTGCAACTCTTCGACAGCTGGATCGGATGCCTGTCGCCCGACGACTACCGCCGCTTCGTCCTCCCGCACGTTCGCCGGCTGATCGGCGGCGTGACCCCGGGGGTTCCGGTGATCCACTTCGGCACCGGGACGGCCGGCCTGCTCGAGCTGATGGGGGAGGCGGGGGGGGATGTGATCGGGGTGGACTGGCGCGTCGACTTGGGCGCGGCGTGGCGCCGCCTCGGTGGGGGGGTGGGAGTCCAGGGGAACCTGGATCCCGCGCTGCTCTTGTCCGACCCGGACGACATCCGGCGCGGCGTGCGGGCGGTGCTCGGCAGCGCCGCCGGGCGGCCGGGGCACATCTTCAATCTGGGGCACGGTGTCCTCCCGAACACGCCCTGGCAGCACGCGGCGGCGATGGTGGAATTCGTGCACGAGGAGAGCCGGCGCTGA
- the hemG gene encoding protoporphyrinogen oxidase: MPAPQPEDVRPRPMRSRAVRIVVVGGGIAGLAAAHRLVELAAAQQVPLDLILLEARDRLGGIIATERIEDFLVEGGPDSFLAEKPWASALCERLGIADHLIPTRDTHRRTFVVDRGRLVPLPDGFLVLGPSRLIPAWRSPLLSWRGKARMTMELLLPRGRVDGDESVGGFVTRRFGREVLDRVVQPLVSGIYGADPSTVSLAATMPRFMEMERRYRSITWALARSRARRRGAAGSGPRWNLFVTPAEGMEALVTCLARRLPPASLRLRRRVTAVGQSAGPHPWRVDLVDGTAIMSDAVILATPAPRTARLVSSVDPELGRLLEAVPYASSATVTLAYRRTDLRHPLDGFGFVVPQTEGRPVLACTFSSVKYPGRAPDDHVLLRAFMGGAAHRGLLDRDDESLVASAAQEFAALLGVHAPPRLARVHRHAAAMPHYLVGHAERVAAMRAHAARYPGLALAGNAYEGIGIPDCIHSGEVAAEQVMAAAAGRPDKAPAPAFRVSPIR, translated from the coding sequence GTGCCCGCGCCGCAGCCTGAGGACGTCCGCCCGCGCCCGATGCGGTCGAGGGCGGTCCGGATCGTGGTCGTGGGCGGCGGGATCGCCGGGCTCGCGGCCGCCCACCGCCTGGTCGAACTGGCCGCGGCCCAGCAGGTCCCGCTGGATCTCATCCTGCTCGAGGCGCGGGATCGGCTCGGGGGAATCATCGCCACCGAGCGGATCGAGGATTTCCTCGTCGAGGGCGGCCCGGACTCGTTTCTGGCCGAGAAGCCTTGGGCGAGCGCCTTGTGCGAGCGCCTCGGGATCGCGGACCACCTGATCCCGACCCGCGACACGCACCGGCGGACCTTCGTGGTCGACCGCGGGCGTCTCGTTCCGCTCCCCGACGGGTTTCTCGTCCTGGGCCCGAGCCGGCTGATCCCGGCGTGGCGGTCCCCCCTCCTGAGCTGGCGGGGGAAGGCGCGGATGACGATGGAACTCCTGCTCCCGCGCGGCCGGGTGGATGGCGATGAGAGCGTGGGCGGGTTCGTGACGCGCCGGTTCGGACGGGAGGTGCTCGACCGCGTGGTGCAGCCGCTGGTCAGCGGGATCTACGGGGCGGACCCCTCGACCGTCAGCCTGGCGGCGACGATGCCCCGGTTCATGGAGATGGAGCGCCGCTACCGCAGCATCACGTGGGCGCTTGCGCGGTCGAGGGCCCGGCGCCGGGGGGCGGCCGGAAGCGGTCCGCGCTGGAACCTGTTCGTCACGCCGGCGGAGGGGATGGAGGCGCTTGTGACGTGCCTTGCGCGACGGCTCCCCCCGGCGTCGCTGCGGCTCAGACGCCGGGTCACCGCGGTCGGGCAATCCGCCGGTCCCCACCCGTGGCGCGTCGACCTCGTCGATGGAACCGCGATTATGTCTGACGCCGTGATCCTCGCCACCCCCGCGCCCCGCACGGCGCGCCTCGTTTCGTCGGTCGATCCGGAGCTCGGCCGGCTCCTTGAGGCGGTGCCGTACGCGTCGTCCGCGACCGTGACCCTGGCGTACCGGCGGACCGACCTCCGGCACCCCTTGGACGGGTTTGGGTTCGTGGTCCCGCAGACCGAGGGGCGTCCCGTTCTGGCGTGCACGTTCTCGAGCGTGAAGTACCCGGGGCGCGCCCCGGACGACCACGTGCTGCTGCGCGCGTTCATGGGCGGGGCCGCCCACCGGGGGCTGCTCGATCGCGATGACGAGTCGCTGGTGGCGTCGGCCGCCCAGGAGTTTGCCGCGCTGCTGGGGGTCCACGCCCCCCCGCGTCTCGCGCGGGTGCACCGCCACGCGGCGGCGATGCCGCACTATTTGGTCGGCCACGCCGAGCGCGTCGCCGCGATGCGGGCGCATGCGGCCCGCTACCCCGGTTTGGCTCTGGCAGGCAATGCCTACGAGGGGATCGGGATCCCCGACTGCATCCACTCGGGGGAGGTGGCGGCGGAACAGGTGATGGCCGCGGCTGCCGGCCGTCCCGACAAGGCTCCGGCCCCGGCGTTCAGGGTGTCGCCGATCCGCTGA
- a CDS encoding ABC transporter permease, protein MGARRFWRNGNARTGFVLIVLFTAIAIFAPKIASQGIDDENLLDRLKPPSAQHWLGTDELGRDVLSRVFYGARISMSVGLVAVAGALVTGSLLGITAGYVGGGADGLIMRVMDVMLAFPSVILAIGIVAMRGPGLNNTILAVSVVNIPVYARVARASTLSIKEHEYVTAARAAGARSWRILLRAILPNAASPLIVQATLGVAGAILDAAALGFLGLGAQPPTPEWGAMLSDSYKYLITAFWASLAPGVAIALMILSFNLAGDGLHDALDPRLTGTL, encoded by the coding sequence ATGGGCGCCAGGCGGTTCTGGCGGAACGGCAACGCGCGGACCGGGTTCGTGCTGATCGTCCTGTTCACCGCGATCGCGATCTTCGCGCCGAAGATCGCCTCGCAGGGGATCGACGACGAGAACCTCCTGGATCGCCTGAAGCCGCCCAGCGCGCAGCATTGGCTCGGAACCGACGAACTCGGGCGCGACGTGTTGAGCCGGGTGTTCTACGGGGCGCGGATCTCGATGAGCGTCGGACTGGTGGCCGTGGCGGGGGCGCTCGTAACCGGTTCGCTGCTCGGGATCACCGCGGGGTACGTGGGGGGTGGCGCCGACGGCCTGATCATGCGGGTCATGGATGTCATGCTCGCCTTCCCGTCCGTGATCCTGGCGATCGGGATCGTCGCGATGCGCGGCCCCGGGCTCAACAACACGATCCTCGCCGTGAGCGTCGTCAACATCCCAGTGTACGCCCGGGTGGCGCGGGCGTCGACGCTCTCGATCAAGGAGCACGAATACGTCACCGCGGCGAGGGCGGCCGGTGCCCGGAGCTGGCGGATCCTGCTCCGGGCGATCCTCCCGAACGCGGCGTCCCCGCTGATCGTCCAGGCGACCCTGGGGGTGGCCGGGGCGATCCTGGACGCGGCGGCCCTCGGCTTCCTCGGGCTGGGGGCCCAACCCCCCACCCCGGAATGGGGGGCGATGCTCTCGGACAGCTACAAGTACCTCATCACGGCGTTCTGGGCGTCCCTGGCTCCCGGGGTGGCGATCGCCCTGATGATCCTGAGCTTCAACCTGGCCGGGGACGGGCTACACGACGCACTCGACCCCAGGCTCACCGGCACGCTCTAG